DNA from Micropterus dolomieu isolate WLL.071019.BEF.003 ecotype Adirondacks unplaced genomic scaffold, ASM2129224v1 contig_533, whole genome shotgun sequence:
GCATAGTGTTTACTCCAAACTATAAGCTCATGCTTGCTTGTAACATGTCTTCGTGCATTCTATAATACAGATCTTTACAGAACAGTAGCATTAAATTACTTTGTCTCTTCACTTTCTCCTCAGCTCACGTGACAACTTTAAAACAATCATCgttacattttaaatcaactAATGTTGAGGATAGTGTGACCTTGCCTTGTTTCTGTGAAAATGATGTAGCAGTGATGTTTTACTGGTACAAGCAAACTGTGGGACAGACACCAAAGCTCATGTCTACATTCTATAAGCATAATAATAAAGGGACCTTTAATGATGAATTTAAAGACAATCCACGTTTCTCACTGGATACTCAAAACCGTAAAAATCACTTGAAGATTTCAGATTTGCACATTTCAGACTCAGCTACTTACTACTGCGTGGCGAGTAATTTACATGAATTTGAATTTTGTGAGGGCACCACTGTCAGTGTAAAGGGTTCAGGTTTGACCGTCCCAGCTTTGGTCCTTCAGTCAGCATCTGAGACCATCCAGCCAGGAGGCTCTGTGACTCtgaactgtacagtacacactggGACCTGTGATGGAGAACACAGTGTTTACTGGTTCAAAAACTCTGAAGAATCTCATCCAGGACTCATTTACACCCATGGAGGCAGGAATGATCAGTGTGCGAGGAAttccagcacacaaacacacacctgtgtctACAACTTGCCACTGGAGAGCCTGAATCCTTCTCATGCTGGGACCTACTACTGTGCTGTTGCCTCATGTGGACACGTACTGTTTGGAAACGGGACCAAGCTGGACATTGATCGTAAGTAACTTTCTACCAGAGGTTGTATCAtttgataaatatttattttaactaatGATGTTAATGAATTATTGGTCACTGTCATCATTATTTACATCAGTACTGTAATCTGTACTGGCCATGAAGGAATTCCTTCCTAACACAACTCCACTGTGGGAGATAGATGTACAGTCCTTGTTTTGTGCAAATATGTATTCTAAAGTTCAGCCAAAGCTAATAAAATTATGAGGCTTCAGAATTTGCCATATGAAGCGTTTTTGTCCTGGCAGTTGCTTGCTTCGCCAGCAGCTCAGCAGGGACACAAATTccatggaaacacaaagaggggATCTGGTTCTAAAGACTAATACTTGAAGATATTGGTCTTGAAGGATCCTTTACTGGTCGTGAACTGTTGACCAGAAAGTCTTTCACCTGGCGTATGGCATCTAAGACCTGTATTGGAAAATACCCACTGGATTTGactaactcagactgctgaggCCTCATCAGTTTAACCTTACAATGAATTTTTACACAGGATGTGGACGGTAGATTGTGTCCCGTGTTACTTACATTGAAATAGCTTTAGGACACAATCTCTTTGTGGCCAGTAGGtgcaaacatttcagtgtaGAAATGGGCATGTCAGAATTGATTTGAGAAAATCCAAACCTATCCTTTATCAACATTAAGATAAACACAGCAGGAAATCTAAAAGTTATCTAATGTCTGGCTCCACAGCTGAGGTGGACTTTTCTGTCTTGATGTATTTCTTGAGTGCAGCTTTGGCATTCACCACCATCCTGGTTGTGTTGCTGGCTTTCTCGTTGTGTAAGATGAACAAAAGAACCTGCCAGTGTACAGGTAAGTGTTGCTCTTTGAAGCTGACATCAAGTATTGAGTGCATattgcatttaaataaaatgacttCCATTTTGTGTTTCACAACCAGAGTCTACAGTAACATCAGAAGCTTCCACAGTGAATACAGTGGTAAGTATTTCTATTGAAAAATGAGAGGACTTTTAATAGCACAgcaaaatctttattttttttggtctCTATTGTGCTTGATATCCTATAATAGTCATTaaccattttatattttgttgccAGTTATGTCAAGATGCAGAGAACCTTCATTATGCTGCTTTAATGGATCACAAGGCCAACAGATCAAGAAGACAGAGAAGCAACACCAAGAGTGAATGTGTGTACTCCAGTGTGAGGCAGTAGAGCTgcagacatgtaaataaatatggtaAATATAAAGGCTTGCCTTGTAATAAAATAAGCTCTTccactgaaaaaaacacttatGTCAGAGGTTTTTCTTTCAGTGGTGTCAGTTGCAAAACATACTCTGAAATCTACTGTCATTGCACCATTTGTTGCCAAATTTTACTCACACTTCTGTGGTGCTGGTGGGGTTAGCTAATCTGAGTGTTTCCACAATTCTAACCAACCCTGCAACTTTGACACATGTCACATGTACAGTTCGTACGTAAGGCCTAAGCAAAGTCTTCACAGAACAGTAGGTTGTTTTTTGTACATGCTACCACAAACCCAAAGAGCAGGAAACTTTTCATAACCCCTTTGCAGGTAACAGTAAAGAGAGGAGATCTCAGGCCCTGTGATGTCTCTGTGGTTTCAGGCAGGATGTCTCTTCATCAGTTCTCTCTGAATCTGAGTTATAGATCCTACCCACATCTATGCAGATCttaaacacacagtaacataagTTTTTAGATCAATTACTAAGGTCAATAAGAAAATAGTGGCTAAATATGTAATATGGATGTACACAAGTATTAATTTAGAAaggtaaacaaaagcaaaacacaaaatgaatgctaACTGAAATGCACTAAACTAAAGACAAAGAGATGCGTATGTGTGATAAGGACAGTGTGTATGTCATTGTTATGCCTCTGTATGCCTCTGGTGTACGAGTATGGACGCACGTGGTCAGGACAAAGAGAGTTCTTCTCTGCATTGCGTAGTTGCATTTGGGCCAAATCAGATGTGTTTTGTTAATGTCGTGACATCACACATCACAGGTTACTGAATAATTGTAGCTGAAATCTTGGTCCACGGGCTGACTCCACAATTAAGTGTAACTTTCAGTAGGATTCATGGGAAACTGAGTTCCATGACTCACATGATTAGTGTGATTAGTGACTAGTCACAATTTGCTCATACTTTATTCACATAAGTGCAACCCAAAACACAATTATAAGCTTCAATTATATTTTCTTCTGATATATTCTGATATATTTTCTCATTGTGTATTTGGCTCTGAGCGCTATGAAAACACAGGTGACCAACACTCAATATCGTGCCCGAACACATCTTGTGCAGACGCTGAACGGGGACTGAAGCTTCTGCTGCTATTCTACTGACATGTTGCTTTATCTCAACCTGTACTGCAGAGAGGGGTGTGACATATAACAAAGGTCCCTGTCTAGAATCTATCCATgtctagtagtagtagtagtttgtTGGCAGTGAGTGCCTCCACAAATACAAAAGGATATAAAGCATGACATGGCTGCGCTTCTTTTCACACTGGTTCTGTGTAGTGTTCATTAATCCCACTAAGGGATAAGTTTATCTCTCTATGTTTGACTCCACAGCTCTTAAGAGAGTCTAGGACCCATAATTTATTTGCAAGATACCTGTTCAGTGTTTTGTCCTACTGTATGTTGAAGTCTGTCTTTATGCATCTGGTAATTAAGTCTACCTCCCCCTATCTTGATGAAATTGTCTATATGCTACATTTGCTCTACATGCTAAGTCTGATGGCTGCAGGCCAGATCTATAACTTTTAAACCATCTTTGGTCCAGGAAAAAAGAATATGGAATGATTAAATTCTGATTGCGGCGGTTTTGAtgctcaaaataaaatatccaccgttTTACAGCCACTTGTTTGGCCACTTGTAAAACTTCAAAAGCATTTGGCACTTCCTGGTAGCCTGGAGGAAATGCAATGCGAacaagctgaccaatcacagttctagCGGGCTGGGTCGCTGCAATGTTTTCCTTAGAACAGATATATATTAACACGATTTACCCAAAAAAGTCCATACAAGGGGTACatatacaaaataaagaaaaaaaggaaagacagaaaaaacaacaaacaacatttttggccTCTTGCAAAGAAAACTCCTGCACACTGTCTACATGTACATATATAATAAACAAATCACTCTGAGACGATACAGTATTGCTAGaattacagtatctcacaaaagagagtacacccctcacgtttttgtaaatatctgattatatcttttcacgtgacaacactgaataaatgacactttgctacaatgtaaagtagtgagtgtacagcttgtataacagtgtaaattttctgtcccttcaaaataacacatcacaccgCCATTactgtctaaaccgctggcaacaaaactGAGTGCACCCCAAAgggaaaatgtccaaattggggcTAAtaagccattttccctccccggtgtgatgtgactcattagtgttacaaggtctcaggtgtgatggtgagcaggtgtgttaaatttggtgttatcgctctcacactccgtCATACTGGTacgttcaacatggcacctcatggcaaagaactctctgatgatctaaaaaaagaattgttgctctacatgaaaatggcctaggctataacaAGGTAagaagaccctgaaactgagcatgatcccctcccttcaaagactgggctgcagggcagtattccaacatgataacgaccccaaacacgcCCCCAAGACCACCACTgtcttgctaaagaagctgagggtaaaggtgatggactgggcaaacatgtctccagacctaaaccctattgagcatctgtggggcatcctcaaacggaaggtggaggagcacaaggtctctaacatccaccagctgtgatggaggagtggaagaggagtCCAGTgccaacctgtgaagctctggtgaactccatgcccaagagggttaaggaagtgctggaaaataatggtggccacataaaatattgacactttgggtccaatttagacattttcacttaggggtgtactcacttttgttgccagcggtttagacattaatggctgtgtgaagtgttattttgaggggaacgcaaatttacactgttatacaagctgtacactcactactttacattgtgtTGTCACATGACAAGATATAATCAGAtgtttacaacaatgtgagAGGTGTACTctcttttgtgagatactgtacatgtaaGCTTAAGCTCTATCTATAGTAAGGGAAATGTGAATGATTGTATGTCCGTGTTTTGGGATCATGTACAACTAAACCGAATCCATGGTTAGTGGTTGAAGCAGTTTTGTTTTGCATCACACTACCTTACTTGTCAAGACCCGCCCTACTCTTCTTCTGATTGGCTCGTAGTTCTTACcgaggtactgcgcatgtgtaaTTCCCAACAAAGGTCGAATTGAAGTGGGATGCCTACAGCAATGTCCagtgtgacaaaaatatggtgttttttgaaaattaaaccttgCCCAGTATGTGGATCTCGGTCTTCCATGGGTCGTATGTGTGTCAATATTTCAAGATTCAGGTATTAGACATAAAATTTCATAATCATCATAATTACAGCGATAGAAAATATTTTAGACAATCGGAAGCCTATGTAAACATGTATCCTATTAAATGACAGTGACATTTCAAATGagataataaagataaaatgtattttctgccaTAAAAGGGTCTAGAGGAGTTTCTTTTGCATCATGTGTTAAATGCAAAGAAGAGGGCGGCCGAGGCTGAcacttttttaataatttaactaTCTATTATAATTAAATTGCCAATGAGAACTATTTGGTTATCTTGATGTGAACCACCAGGACCACAGCAGCACAACAGGAACACTCAGTaagaagagtaaaaaaaaacagttttataataCACGTGCACCAAAGGAAACACCAACACCACATCATAGAGATTAGTGCCA
Protein-coding regions in this window:
- the LOC123964097 gene encoding uncharacterized protein LOC123964097, yielding MAPPNFALYFTCLFMATLAHVTTLKQSSLHFKSTNVEDSVTLPCFCENDVAVMFYWYKQTVGQTPKLMSTFYKHNNKGTFNDEFKDNPRFSLDTQNRKNHLKISDLHISDSATYYCVASNLHEFEFCEGTTVSVKGSGLTVPALVLQSASETIQPGGSVTLNCTVHTGTCDGEHSVYWFKNSEESHPGLIYTHGGRNDQCARNSSTQTHTCVYNLPLESLNPSHAGTYYCAVASCGHVLFGNGTKLDIDPEVDFSVLMYFLSAALAFTTILVVLLAFSLCKMNKRTCQCTESTVTSEASTVNTVLCQDAENLHYAALMDHKANRSRRQRSNTKSECVYSSVRQ